The DNA sequence TTTGCTTCATTAAGTTTTATAAAGTTTGCCAATTCACAAGGCTTCTGCCAATATGAGATCTGAGAAGAACAATGTGCCCAATCTTACCCTTGCAAGTAGAAAGGTTGTTTCCATTGTTAGAACTCTGGTTATATAGAACACAAAAGGGCAACCTTATTATGGCACTAAGAATCATCTTCTATTAAGTTTTGGAAGGAGTcatgaaaaaaaaaggttttattATGCTTAAGTTCCTTCAATATTGGATCCACATGTCCGTATCTTGCTGGCTTTTTAATCTATATGCTTACTAGTACTGTTCCATCTCTCTTACAAAATACTGAGTGCATTACACTTGGTATGAATACTGAGTGTGTTACAATTGGACatgctgaaattttatgaaactatggGTAACGCAGGAGTCACAAGGGTATTCTTTGGATCAGACTTTGTCACTGTAACAAAGTCAGAAGATGCTTCATGGGATTTTCTGAAGCCTGAAATTTTTGCTGCAATAATGGACTTTTATTCATCTGGGAAACCACTTTTCCTCGAGTCAAATGTTGCAGCTTCTATGGACACAGCAATTCATGAGGTTTATACTCTCTTGTTacagattttttttatcataacagTTATAGAAACTTGATTGTATGCGATGACCAGAATTTTCATGCAAATTTCATTTTGGTTCTTTTTGGACTAAAAGAATCTAGTTGAACTAGTCTTAAGATTGGTTGTAATTGAAAAACAAACATCCTGGACAAGTAAATGAATTGATAAGTTCATGGTGTAATTTCAATAGAGGTTCATAGATTTAGAACCTGCTGGCTTCCAGTAGCTTTTCTCCATGAGGAGAAAAAAGTTCAGCTCAGTGCATATTAGGTCTCTATCCTGGAAGTAGAGTTCAGTATTGGGATTATAGTGAACTTCAATATTGTTAGTTTAATTTGAATGTTTGCATCTTGGAACTTATTATATGATCAGTTTGCTGTACTTTGTGGCCTTCTGAAACTAAATAATATTTTGTAGGACGATTCAGAGATTGTTGCGATGATCAAAGAATTGTTAGAGACACGAATTCGACCTGCAGTGCAAGATGATGGTGGGGATATCGAATACTGTGGATTTGATCCGTATGGCTCTTCTCTCCCGTTCATTCTCATCAGATATAAACTAGAGTTTCACATCCTGTTAATTCAGCAGTGACCTAATATTACTTGATGTTTACTTTTCAGTGAAACTGGGATAGTCAAGCTAAGAATGCAAGGTGCCTGCAGCGGCTGCCCGAGCTCATCTGTGACTTTGAAGTCAGGCATTGAGAACATGCTCATGCATTATGTGCCAGAGGTAATATTAAGATGTAtggttgtttattttatattctagGATGAGGCAGAAAAATTTCTTTTCAAATTTGAGATCTTTGGAGGCAATCTCTCATCCCAAGAAGTTTTAAGAATGAGCTAGCTTTATTGAATCAGATACTAGTACATAACAGTGCCATATTGGTTGTTCAGAAACACCATAGATCTATTAGATGTTGCTATCAATTTCTTttgttgttaaattttatttctaaGATATCGATTTATGGTGCTTGGTAATCTCTAAATAAACTGGCTTATAATGTCTTTAGTAATATACTATAACACTCTGTTTTCGTTGTGTGGGCATATGGAAATAGTGGTTGACCGATTGCTGCACAAGACATGTCTGCATCTGAGATCTTATAGGCAACATATGCACTATTCGTCCAGTTGCTTAGAATAGAACCGAACATATGATTTAGTCTTTGAGTTCTACTTTGCCATGTCTCAGAGTATCAAATATTTGCTAAAATAAACATGTTCTTGTGTTAAAATGTCGACTGCAGGTCAAAGGGGTTGAACAGGAGCTGGATATGGTTGCTGATGCTCCATTGAGCAGTCAATTGGAATGAAGTGTTACTGAAGTAGCGTAATTATCTAATCTTGGTTACCTTTTGTGGTTTCAGAGCTGAGTAAATTTGGAGTTGTATTGGAATGAGTAAGTGGTCGACAGGGGCAGTTTGTTGGCTTAATCCTTTGAACCAAAAGGCAAATAAATCAAAGCAATGTATGACCCCGTCACTCATCTATGATCCCGTGCTTATTTTCGGGTATGTATCGACATTTCTTTGTTGACAGTGGAGAATACGAGAGTAAAACAGTGCgacagaagaaaagaaagaaagaaacaaacatgCATATTTCAGTTGGCCTTTTTCGCTCCAAAGTGGCAGACACAACCCCAAGTAAAAGATATTGCTCGGGGGTCGGTAAATAAAactcctccttttcttttcctttttagttGATCTGATGGTGGATGCAAGCAGATGTTTAATATGCAAATGAACAAAAAGGGGCATCATTGTAATCTTCCATGTTCATTTACTGTTGTTGGATGATGTGGCCTTTCCCAATTTTAATGCGTGGTGCACATGTCGAAATCTCGTCACAGTAGTTCACTAGCAATCCTA is a window from the Musa acuminata AAA Group cultivar baxijiao chromosome BXJ2-1, Cavendish_Baxijiao_AAA, whole genome shotgun sequence genome containing:
- the LOC135599017 gene encoding nifU-like protein 4, mitochondrial isoform X1 codes for the protein MKGMKGFAGLVARSYFSGRTPKPNPSLFRGRSGCYLHSSCRAISSSSFSLSLRNQWPFVRNPSESWVSAPWIGLGEQRRGMFIQTQSTPNPLSLMFYPGKSVMEVGSADFPNARTAMTSPLAKSLFGIDGVTRVFFGSDFVTVTKSEDASWDFLKPEIFAAIMDFYSSGKPLFLESNVAASMDTAIHEDDSEIVAMIKELLETRIRPAVQDDGGDIEYCGFDPETGIVKLRMQGACSGCPSSSVTLKSGIENMLMHYVPEVKGVEQELDMVADAPLSSQLE
- the LOC135599017 gene encoding nifU-like protein 4, mitochondrial isoform X2, with protein sequence MKGMKGFAGLVARSYFSEQRRGMFIQTQSTPNPLSLMFYPGKSVMEVGSADFPNARTAMTSPLAKSLFGIDGVTRVFFGSDFVTVTKSEDASWDFLKPEIFAAIMDFYSSGKPLFLESNVAASMDTAIHEDDSEIVAMIKELLETRIRPAVQDDGGDIEYCGFDPETGIVKLRMQGACSGCPSSSVTLKSGIENMLMHYVPEVKGVEQELDMVADAPLSSQLE